The following are from one region of the Abditibacteriaceae bacterium genome:
- a CDS encoding 3-deoxy-D-manno-octulosonic acid transferase yields the protein MNRNSARRFYHTYNALLAPLLPAVGAYTLYRRYGQKKSAESLRGQWGVVPETLRELGPKTTPRIWVHAVSVGETLAARPVLRALRQSMPEAKLFLSTTTDTGQETARAALRANECDGVFYFPLDAPLPIKRVLRALQPDALLMLETELWPNVLHLVRESGAEVFLVNGRVSDNLLQRAPKLGRVWRWMMGNLSLSLMRSEFDAQRLRSLGAPKEKVLVTGDVKLDAALPESNSQMRDKWRSVLEIGDDLLWVAGSTHEGEDEIILRAHVQLREQFPSLRLVLAPRHVERAPQIEALAAQLNIPISRRTTETFEGVSLLDTVGELGEIYAAADAAFVGGSLIPRGGHNVLEPPLRGVAVAFGPHVANFREAAALVESANCGQKVSDEKELVDALQSWLGDETLRREISRRAHEALQPHRGAATRVAEIVRERLSTVEKNRTSDN from the coding sequence ATGAACCGAAACTCTGCGCGGCGTTTTTACCACACCTACAACGCGTTGCTTGCGCCGCTTTTGCCTGCCGTCGGAGCCTATACGTTGTATCGGCGCTACGGGCAAAAGAAAAGCGCCGAATCGCTGCGCGGGCAGTGGGGCGTTGTGCCTGAGACGCTGCGCGAACTGGGACCGAAAACCACGCCGCGCATCTGGGTTCATGCGGTTTCGGTGGGGGAAACGCTGGCTGCGCGTCCGGTCTTGCGCGCATTGCGCCAGTCGATGCCCGAAGCAAAATTATTTCTTTCCACCACAACCGACACCGGACAGGAAACGGCACGCGCTGCTTTGCGAGCAAACGAATGCGACGGCGTGTTTTATTTTCCACTCGATGCGCCGCTTCCAATAAAACGCGTGTTGCGCGCCTTGCAGCCCGATGCGTTGTTGATGCTCGAAACCGAATTGTGGCCGAATGTTTTGCATCTGGTGCGCGAAAGTGGCGCCGAAGTTTTCTTGGTCAATGGTCGCGTTTCCGATAATTTGCTGCAACGCGCGCCGAAACTGGGCCGCGTTTGGCGCTGGATGATGGGCAATTTATCGCTGTCTCTGATGCGCTCCGAATTCGACGCACAGCGACTGCGTAGCCTGGGCGCGCCGAAAGAAAAAGTTCTCGTCACAGGAGACGTGAAGCTCGATGCCGCGCTGCCCGAAAGCAACTCGCAGATGCGAGATAAATGGCGCTCAGTTTTGGAAATCGGTGACGACTTGTTGTGGGTCGCGGGTTCGACACACGAAGGCGAAGACGAAATCATTTTGCGCGCGCATGTGCAGTTACGAGAACAGTTTCCTTCGCTGCGCCTTGTTCTCGCGCCACGCCACGTCGAACGCGCGCCGCAGATCGAAGCGCTGGCGGCGCAATTGAACATCCCGATTTCGCGACGTACAACCGAAACGTTTGAAGGCGTGAGTTTGCTCGACACCGTCGGCGAACTGGGCGAAATCTACGCGGCAGCAGATGCAGCGTTTGTCGGCGGCAGCCTTATTCCACGCGGCGGTCATAATGTTCTAGAGCCGCCGTTGCGCGGCGTCGCGGTGGCGTTTGGGCCGCACGTTGCCAACTTCCGCGAAGCAGCGGCGCTTGTCGAAAGTGCGAACTGCGGGCAAAAAGTATCTGACGAAAAAGAGCTCGTTGACGCTTTGCAATCGTGGCTCGGCGACGAAACTTTACGCCGCGAAATCTCGCGGCGCGCGCATGAAGCGCTGCAACCGCATCGTGGCGCGGCGACTCGTGTCGCCGAAATTGTGCGCGAACGGCTAAGTACGGTCGAAAAGAACCGTACATCGGATAATTAA
- a CDS encoding CpaF family protein, whose product MALFPGGGLKPRTIPVPEAPSNGANGNSNGSAAVNGTATHEPSSNGNGAASNGTSANGSNGTAPSAASNGSAGQLTAHEATMELDTDDEDFDDEMLRLSNKIHTTLVDELGGQQFKSDDRERLRPIAQQVVNDMLKDEKPLMPRRKSALLELVLDEVLGFGPIQYLLNDPTISEVMVNSPTDIFIERKGKIKRSRRKFIDDRHVMNVIDRIVRPLGKTANARTPMVDGRLPDGSRVNIIIPPLALKGPGMSIRKFFKKKFDADDMIKFGSMTPAMKMFLEAAVKGRMNIIIAGGTGSGKTTTLNLTSNFIPQDERVVTVEDAAELQVNIPNLVTLESRPANIEGEGEVSIRDLVKNALRMRPDRIIVGECRGGETLDMLQAMNTGHDGSLSTVHSNTPRDTISRLETLSLMSGLDLPVRVISKQIASAVQIIVQQSRLSDGSRKITHITEVQGMEGETILLQDIFLFEQKGRDENGKIVGRHRSTGFRPKCVNAIEAAGYPLPRDLFQPD is encoded by the coding sequence ATGGCTCTTTTTCCCGGCGGCGGCCTCAAGCCCCGCACTATCCCGGTGCCCGAAGCACCAAGCAACGGCGCAAACGGTAATAGCAACGGCTCTGCCGCAGTCAACGGCACAGCCACGCACGAACCGTCATCCAACGGCAACGGTGCAGCGTCCAACGGTACTTCAGCTAACGGCTCCAACGGCACCGCCCCGAGCGCTGCAAGTAACGGAAGCGCCGGCCAACTCACGGCTCACGAAGCGACAATGGAGCTCGACACCGACGACGAAGATTTCGATGATGAAATGCTGCGTTTGTCGAACAAAATCCACACCACGCTGGTTGATGAACTGGGCGGCCAGCAATTCAAAAGCGACGACCGCGAACGACTGCGGCCCATCGCACAGCAAGTCGTCAACGACATGCTGAAAGACGAGAAGCCACTCATGCCGCGCCGCAAATCGGCCCTTCTCGAATTGGTTCTCGACGAAGTGCTCGGTTTCGGCCCGATTCAGTATTTGCTGAATGACCCGACGATTTCTGAAGTCATGGTCAATTCGCCGACCGACATTTTTATCGAACGCAAGGGCAAAATCAAGCGCAGCCGCCGCAAGTTCATTGACGACCGCCATGTGATGAATGTCATCGACCGCATTGTGCGACCTCTGGGCAAAACCGCCAACGCGCGCACGCCAATGGTCGATGGCCGCTTGCCTGATGGCTCGCGCGTCAACATCATTATTCCGCCGCTCGCTCTCAAAGGGCCGGGCATGAGCATCCGCAAATTTTTCAAGAAAAAATTCGATGCGGACGACATGATTAAATTCGGCTCGATGACTCCGGCGATGAAAATGTTCTTGGAAGCCGCCGTCAAAGGCCGCATGAACATCATCATCGCGGGCGGCACCGGTTCGGGTAAAACAACGACGCTCAACCTCACTTCCAACTTCATTCCCCAGGACGAACGCGTTGTCACGGTCGAAGATGCAGCGGAATTGCAGGTCAACATTCCCAACCTTGTGACGCTCGAAAGCCGCCCGGCGAACATCGAAGGCGAAGGCGAAGTCTCGATTCGCGATTTGGTGAAGAACGCGCTGCGTATGCGTCCCGATCGCATTATCGTTGGCGAGTGTCGCGGTGGCGAAACGCTCGACATGTTGCAGGCGATGAACACCGGCCACGACGGTTCGCTTTCGACAGTTCACAGCAACACGCCGCGCGATACGATTTCCCGTCTGGAAACGCTGAGTTTGATGAGCGGACTGGATTTGCCGGTGCGCGTTATCTCGAAACAAATCGCTTCGGCGGTGCAGATTATCGTGCAGCAATCGCGTCTGTCCGATGGTTCGCGTAAAATCACGCACATTACCGAAGTTCAGGGCATGGAAGGCGAAACGATTTTGCTGCAGGACATTTTCTTGTTCGAGCAAAAAGGACGCGACGAAAACGGCAAAATCGTCGGGCGGCATCGCTCGACGGGCTTCCGCCCGAAGTGCGTTAACGCTATCGAAGCGGCAGGTTATCCGTTGCCGCGCGATTTATTCCAGCCCGACTGA
- a CDS encoding type II secretion system F family protein, whose translation MDLTLIIGAVLLINIVGLIAIRMRKPAAAGGAMTVEATQAAMGRNKQERFVIIDRILRRRGPGKLERNLVTAGLMMKPAEFMMVNLFFFAITLVGGSFILKRMPAPDSFSNILKFFGAAFIIFYIGWKLPQMILQFLADKRRTTLEVQLADALAIISSGLKGGYSFVQGLSMASEQLPTPINGEFQRVIRLVQLGLDTPRALEQMSERINSYDYDMTVSATNIQLSSGGNLSKLLETIAETIRDRIRLRRDIAALTAQGRMSGGILIALPIGIGIMLSMINPEYFGLLFSTTLGNNLILLAVIQQAIGIYWIKKLLDFDN comes from the coding sequence ATGGATTTGACTCTCATTATCGGCGCGGTCTTGCTGATTAATATTGTTGGACTGATTGCGATACGAATGCGCAAACCGGCAGCAGCGGGTGGCGCGATGACAGTCGAGGCGACTCAGGCCGCCATGGGCCGCAACAAGCAGGAACGCTTTGTCATTATCGACCGCATATTGCGGCGACGCGGCCCTGGCAAGCTGGAGCGCAACCTCGTCACCGCCGGTTTGATGATGAAACCCGCCGAATTCATGATGGTGAATTTGTTCTTTTTCGCCATCACGCTCGTCGGCGGCTCGTTTATTCTCAAGCGGATGCCCGCGCCCGATTCGTTTTCCAACATCCTTAAATTCTTCGGCGCTGCTTTCATCATTTTCTATATTGGCTGGAAGCTGCCTCAGATGATTTTGCAATTCCTTGCTGACAAGCGCCGCACCACGCTCGAAGTGCAACTCGCCGACGCGCTTGCGATTATTTCGTCCGGCCTCAAAGGCGGCTATTCGTTTGTGCAAGGCTTGAGCATGGCCTCCGAACAGCTGCCTACCCCGATTAACGGCGAATTTCAGCGCGTAATCCGGTTGGTTCAGCTTGGTCTGGATACGCCGCGCGCACTCGAACAAATGTCGGAGCGCATCAATTCTTACGACTACGACATGACGGTTTCGGCGACCAACATTCAGCTGTCTTCGGGCGGCAACCTGAGCAAACTGCTCGAAACCATTGCCGAAACCATCCGCGACCGCATTCGCTTGCGCCGCGACATCGCAGCGCTTACCGCACAGGGCCGTATGTCGGGCGGTATTCTTATCGCGCTGCCGATTGGTATCGGCATCATGCTGTCGATGATTAACCCCGAATACTTCGGTCTGCTTTTCTCGACCACACTGGGCAACAACCTGATTCTGCTTGCTGTTATCCAGCAGGCCATCGGTATTTACTGGATCAAAAAGCTGCTCGACTTCGATAATTAA
- the lpxK gene encoding tetraacyldisaccharide 4'-kinase — protein sequence MLALAEALYAHHLEQRRLRFSASPVRLPVPVVSVGNLSVGGTGKTPTVLLVAREFSERKIGIIARGYRGSARGVAVVSDGKTILLKARECGDEPLLHAQTLLDAIVVVGKDRVAAAQRAIELGAELLILDDAFSYWSLGRDVNLVLLDARAPFDNGHLLPRGRLREEPATLARADAIILTRSDRATEAQLAATETEVAKHSGARVFRATHAPQHLRETETGARVELEKLRGAKIGALSGLADNTAFARTLEEQGGNVVAHIARRDHHAWGEGEIEAALRLCKTNGASFAVTTAKDAVKFPTRVWPLPLYVLEIELRVENAAQFFDVIKEKLSQLDFDRTLL from the coding sequence ATGCTTGCGCTTGCCGAAGCCCTTTACGCGCACCATTTAGAGCAGCGCCGTTTGCGTTTTTCGGCATCGCCTGTGCGCTTGCCCGTTCCCGTCGTTTCGGTCGGCAACCTTTCCGTTGGCGGAACGGGAAAGACTCCTACGGTGCTGCTTGTGGCCCGCGAGTTCTCTGAACGAAAAATTGGAATCATCGCGCGAGGTTATCGCGGAAGTGCGCGCGGCGTCGCCGTTGTTTCTGATGGCAAGACAATTCTGCTGAAGGCGCGCGAATGTGGCGACGAGCCGTTGCTCCACGCGCAAACTCTCCTCGATGCGATTGTTGTTGTGGGAAAAGACCGCGTTGCGGCGGCCCAGCGCGCGATTGAATTGGGCGCGGAATTATTAATTCTCGATGACGCGTTTTCCTACTGGAGTCTGGGGCGCGACGTAAATCTCGTTTTGCTCGATGCGCGCGCGCCTTTCGATAACGGCCATCTTTTGCCGCGTGGCCGTTTGCGTGAAGAACCTGCTACGCTTGCTCGCGCCGATGCGATTATTCTCACGCGCAGCGACCGCGCGACCGAAGCACAACTCGCCGCAACAGAAACCGAAGTCGCAAAGCACTCGGGGGCAAGAGTTTTTCGCGCGACGCACGCGCCGCAGCATTTGCGCGAAACGGAAACAGGCGCGCGCGTCGAATTAGAAAAATTGCGCGGCGCAAAGATTGGTGCGCTTTCCGGCCTGGCCGATAACACGGCGTTTGCGCGCACGTTAGAGGAGCAGGGCGGAAATGTGGTGGCGCACATCGCGCGCCGCGATCATCATGCGTGGGGCGAAGGCGAAATTGAAGCGGCGCTACGACTTTGCAAAACCAACGGCGCGTCTTTCGCCGTCACAACGGCCAAAGACGCGGTGAAATTTCCGACGCGCGTGTGGCCGCTGCCGCTGTATGTTTTGGAAATCGAATTGCGTGTTGAAAACGCAGCGCAGTTTTTCGATGTGATAAAAGAAAAGCTTAGTCAGCTCGATTTCGACCGTACTCTTTTATGA
- a CDS encoding type II secretion system F family protein has product MIGNNIAPILIFVWLGFAVCIGLILSARLTKNVFQKRMEDALRPGDSEVDDLLIREQRDDEMSRSLGHRLLGPLLAKLGQRMKTTARGAKGEMVRDMLEQAGHPLGMGYSEFMALKTFMFMLMSVIGLLSSFVGVPFIIKFAELPNDAQTRLMFQAIYIMVFAFMGFSGPTFWLRKILNKRLKQIRKSMADVVDLIVLGIEAGLAFDSAVGKTVEKTKGPLTDELKRVLAEVNIGKSQGEAFRDMALRVKMRELSLLVAAIDQAMRMGVGLGHALKIQATEIREARMAFIREQAGKLPVKMMLPLVLFIFPALFVVILGPAACQMAEMGARGELSAFGG; this is encoded by the coding sequence ATGATTGGTAATAACATCGCTCCGATCCTAATCTTTGTCTGGCTTGGCTTTGCCGTTTGCATTGGCCTTATTTTATCTGCGCGCTTGACTAAGAACGTGTTTCAAAAGCGCATGGAAGACGCGCTGCGTCCCGGCGATAGCGAAGTTGATGACCTGCTGATTCGCGAGCAGCGCGACGACGAAATGAGCCGCAGTCTGGGCCATCGTCTTCTTGGCCCTCTCCTCGCCAAACTGGGCCAGCGCATGAAGACGACTGCGCGCGGAGCCAAAGGCGAAATGGTGCGCGATATGCTGGAGCAGGCCGGCCATCCTCTTGGCATGGGCTACTCGGAATTCATGGCGCTCAAGACATTCATGTTCATGCTGATGTCGGTTATTGGCTTGCTGAGTTCGTTTGTCGGAGTCCCTTTCATCATCAAATTCGCCGAACTGCCCAACGATGCGCAAACGCGCCTGATGTTTCAAGCGATTTACATCATGGTGTTTGCATTCATGGGCTTTTCCGGCCCGACGTTCTGGCTGCGCAAAATCCTGAATAAGCGCCTGAAACAGATTCGTAAGAGCATGGCCGATGTTGTGGACCTGATTGTTCTGGGAATCGAAGCTGGCCTTGCGTTCGATTCGGCTGTGGGCAAAACCGTCGAGAAAACCAAAGGTCCGCTTACCGATGAACTCAAGCGTGTCTTGGCCGAAGTCAACATCGGAAAATCGCAGGGCGAAGCGTTCCGCGATATGGCACTGCGCGTAAAAATGCGCGAACTGAGCTTGCTGGTAGCAGCTATCGACCAGGCGATGCGCATGGGCGTTGGCTTGGGTCACGCGCTAAAAATTCAAGCGACCGAAATCCGCGAAGCACGCATGGCTTTCATCCGCGAACAAGCCGGTAAATTGCCGGTCAAAATGATGCTGCCGCTCGTGTTGTTTATCTTCCCCGCGCTCTTCGTAGTTATTCTTGGCCCCGCCGCCTGCCAGATGGCCGAAATGGGCGCAAGAGGCGAACTGTCGGCGTTTGGTGGCTAA
- a CDS encoding lysophospholipid acyltransferase family protein: protein MNSRYYSAREGLEVRAMSAVAGAMERASWRTCRTTGTWLGLLFFHALKKRRSIAIDNIRQALGVSEIEATRLTRRSYQNFAMTFCEFLHMRAASAAEVREYSDIEDIAGIQRLREAGRGCILLTAHIGNWEVMGARAAQEFPLSVIARPTGNSGIETHIASVRASANMEVISKYDPGRGALQALRAGRALGILPDQHAGADGLLLPFFGRNTRVIPAVARLAMLSGAAVAPRFGVRRTPWLADGRIIARALPTWSVEKPERHERDTAVEAGTRRMIADLETIIRAHPDQWLWVHRRWRSEENVATSTVETGRTS, encoded by the coding sequence ATGAATTCTCGATATTATTCAGCACGCGAAGGATTGGAAGTGCGCGCGATGAGCGCCGTCGCGGGCGCGATGGAACGCGCTTCGTGGCGCACCTGCCGCACGACGGGAACGTGGCTTGGACTCTTGTTTTTCCATGCGCTGAAAAAGCGGCGCAGCATCGCTATCGATAACATCCGCCAGGCTCTGGGTGTCAGCGAAATTGAAGCAACGCGATTGACGCGGCGCAGCTACCAAAATTTCGCCATGACGTTTTGCGAATTTCTGCATATGCGCGCGGCGTCGGCTGCCGAAGTGCGCGAATACTCCGATATTGAGGATATTGCTGGAATCCAACGCTTGCGCGAAGCCGGGCGCGGCTGCATTTTGCTCACGGCCCATATCGGTAACTGGGAAGTGATGGGAGCGCGCGCCGCGCAGGAGTTTCCGCTTTCGGTTATCGCGCGCCCAACGGGAAATTCGGGCATCGAAACGCACATCGCATCGGTGCGGGCAAGTGCAAACATGGAAGTCATTTCCAAATACGATCCGGGGCGCGGCGCTTTGCAGGCGTTGCGCGCGGGCCGCGCCTTGGGGATTTTGCCCGACCAACACGCCGGAGCCGATGGACTTTTGCTACCGTTCTTTGGCCGCAACACGCGCGTGATTCCTGCTGTCGCGCGGTTGGCGATGCTTTCGGGTGCGGCGGTCGCACCTCGTTTTGGTGTGCGCCGCACGCCCTGGCTCGCCGATGGGCGCATTATCGCACGCGCGTTACCCACTTGGAGCGTGGAAAAGCCGGAGCGCCATGAGCGTGATACGGCTGTCGAAGCAGGGACGCGCCGCATGATTGCCGACCTGGAAACGATTATCCGCGCGCATCCCGACCAGTGGCTGTGGGTTCACCGGCGCTGGCGCAGTGAAGAAAATGTCGCTACGAGTACAGTCGAAACCGGCCGTACGTCTTAA
- a CDS encoding RIO1 family regulatory kinase/ATPase, with protein MQSMENLTRADIAPHTVRVLRAGKGVQSSVYLVEKNGARAAVKDYSAVRGAFRILAPWLLAREAKAMRALQGVAGIPRFYGRPDRFSLAMEYIEGTPLDTFHKGELAPEVFIEAQKTIDAMHERGVAHGDLKRRSNLLLTPTGEIYLIDFAASLVTGKFSPIKNWLQTQVALVDDKSVPRTKKFVAPELLTDDDRLKLETPTALEKWARKLLNR; from the coding sequence ATGCAAAGCATGGAAAACCTCACGCGCGCCGACATCGCGCCCCACACTGTGCGCGTTTTGCGGGCGGGAAAAGGCGTGCAAAGTTCGGTTTATCTCGTCGAAAAAAATGGCGCGCGAGCCGCCGTGAAAGATTATTCTGCTGTGCGCGGCGCGTTTCGTATTCTAGCGCCGTGGCTGCTTGCGCGCGAAGCCAAAGCGATGCGCGCCCTCCAAGGCGTCGCGGGAATTCCCCGCTTCTATGGTCGTCCCGACCGCTTTTCTCTTGCGATGGAATATATCGAAGGCACGCCTCTCGATACCTTTCACAAAGGCGAACTTGCGCCCGAAGTTTTTATCGAAGCGCAAAAGACGATTGATGCCATGCACGAACGTGGCGTTGCCCACGGTGATTTGAAACGCCGCTCCAATTTGCTGCTTACGCCAACGGGCGAAATTTATCTCATCGACTTTGCGGCTTCGCTTGTCACAGGAAAATTTTCGCCGATCAAGAACTGGCTGCAAACGCAAGTTGCGCTCGTCGATGATAAAAGCGTGCCCCGCACCAAAAAGTTTGTCGCTCCGGAACTACTCACCGACGACGACCGCCTCAAACTCGAAACGCCAACAGCGTTGGAAAAGTGGGCGCGTAAACTGTTGAATCGCTAA
- a CDS encoding uracil-DNA glycosylase, with protein sequence MAKPPMCKNRSTVEIDRTFSLEEIKRETVSCRRCPRLVAWREDVAKIPPKRHTGETYWAAPVPSLGEADARLILVGLAPAAHGSNRTGRMFTGDRSGEWLFRAMWKAGFATQPNATHRGDGFELRGAYIAATCHCAPPQNKPLPSEIANCRPFLLRELEILVPPVRPKPIVFLGLGKIGFDACYESARDAGLATIPRPKFGHGAEAKLGENLWLLGTYHPSQQNTFTGKLTEAMLDAIFARVHEILD encoded by the coding sequence GTGGCTAAACCTCCTATGTGCAAAAACAGAAGTACGGTCGAAATCGACCGTACTTTTTCTTTGGAAGAAATCAAGCGCGAAACGGTTTCATGCCGTCGTTGCCCGCGCCTTGTGGCGTGGCGTGAAGACGTGGCGAAAATACCGCCCAAGCGCCATACCGGCGAAACCTACTGGGCCGCGCCTGTTCCCAGTCTGGGCGAAGCCGATGCGCGCCTGATTCTCGTTGGCCTTGCGCCCGCCGCGCATGGCAGCAACCGGACGGGCCGAATGTTCACCGGCGACCGTTCGGGCGAATGGCTGTTCCGCGCGATGTGGAAAGCTGGCTTTGCCACACAACCCAACGCGACTCATCGCGGCGACGGCTTTGAACTGCGTGGCGCTTACATCGCAGCGACGTGTCATTGCGCGCCGCCGCAGAACAAGCCGCTGCCTTCGGAAATTGCGAATTGCCGCCCGTTCCTGTTGCGCGAACTGGAGATTCTGGTGCCGCCGGTTCGTCCAAAACCAATTGTTTTTCTGGGGCTGGGCAAAATCGGTTTCGATGCGTGCTACGAATCCGCACGCGATGCAGGATTAGCAACAATTCCACGCCCGAAATTCGGACACGGCGCAGAAGCGAAATTGGGCGAGAATCTGTGGCTGCTGGGCACTTATCATCCGAGCCAGCAAAACACTTTTACCGGCAAGCTGACCGAAGCGATGCTCGACGCGATTTTCGCACGCGTGCACGAAATTCTCGATTAG